The following are from one region of the Centroberyx gerrardi isolate f3 chromosome 16, fCenGer3.hap1.cur.20231027, whole genome shotgun sequence genome:
- the gdf9 gene encoding growth/differentiatio, translating to METQMLMSVAFHYLRTIILLLLITCGCPLKSPLSSSNALHPYDSIFSPLLKALSEHGGSRWTPDLKKKMKPEHKYIKYMTEVYKKSSRVQRSLDGNNIYNTVRLIRPRDECLAQSKEIFMQDLSYNLDQVRNKEQLLKSVLLYSFDQHRAASITSVCYLNIKEQEYAHQCQLCPGAHHTVNLTVNPDRRSRGNWLEVDVTSFLQPLLTFQKKKIHLLINVTCPDDRGADGRKGPLELTLRSLPLLLYLNDTGKPAHRRPLVSAKEGQRSANAANTFHKQMDFKPDRRIGRKRRRRRESPKSKRGLDIRLPDLLPSSEFPTSDCALYDFRVRFSQLKLDHWIVFPPKYNPRYCRGICPRTMGFIYGSPVHTMVQNIIYEKLDSSVPRPSCVPSHYSPLSVMTFEEDGSYVYKEYEDMVATRCTCR from the exons ATGGAGACACAAATGCTAATGTCAGTTGCATTTCATTATTTGCGCACTATCATCCTACTGCTTCTCATTACCTGTGGCTGCCCGCTGAaatctcctctttcctcctccaacGCGCTGCACCCGTATGACAGCATCTTCTCCCCTCTGCTTAAAGCCCTGTCAGAGCACGGAGGGTCGAGGTGGACACCagacttaaagaaaaaaatgaaacccgAGCACAagtatataaaatatatgaCGGAGGTTTACAAGAAGTCCTCGCGAGTGCAGAGGAGTTTGGATGGGAATAACATCTACAACACAGTTCGACTGATCAGGCCTCGAGATGAATGTCTTGCACAAAGCAAAG agaTTTTTATGCAAGATCTTTCCTACAACCTCGATCAAGTGAGAAACAAAGAGCAGCTTCTGAAGTCTGTCCTGCTGTACTCTTTCGACCAACACCGGGCAGCATCTATCACTTCTGTGTGCTACCTGAACATCAAGGAGCAGGAGTACGCACACCAGTGTCAGCTGTGTCCCGGGGCCCACCACACAGTCAACCTCACAGTAAACCCagacaggaggagcagggggaacTGGCTGGAGGTTGACGTCACCTCTTTCCTCCAGCCTCTCTTGACGttccagaagaagaagatacaCCTGCTCATCAACGTCACCTGCCCGGATGACCGGGGGGCCGACGGCCGCAAAGGCCCACTGGAGCTCACCCTGAGGTCTCTGCCGCTGCTTCTGTATCTCAATGACACAGGCAAACCGGCCCACCGGAGACCACTGGTCTCTGCCaaagaaggtcaaaggtcagccaaCGCAGCGAACACATTTCACAAGCAGATGGATTTCAAACCGGACCGCAGGATCGGGCGCaagaggagacggaggagggaATCTCCAAAGAGCAAAAGAGGCTTAGATATCCGCCTGCCTGACCTTCTTCCGAGCTCTGAATTCCCAACAAGTGACTGCGCCTTATACGACTTCAGGGTGAGATTCAGCCAGCTCAAACTGGATCACTGGATCGTTTTCCCCCCCAAATACAACCCCAGATACTGCAGAGGCATATGCCCGAGGACCATGGGCTTCATCTACGGTTCACCTGTCCACACCATGGTGCAGAACATCATATATGAGAAGCTGGACTCCTCTGTGCCCAGGCCCTCCTGTGTTCCCTCCCATTACAGCCCGCTCAGCGTTATGACCTTTGAGGAGGACGGGTCCTACGTCTACAAGGAGTATGAAGACATGGTCGCCACCAGGTGCACATGTCGCTAA
- the hspa4b gene encoding heat shock 70 kDa protein 4b, with protein sequence MSVVGFDVGFMNCYVAVARAGGIETVANEYSDRCTPACVSFGPRNRSIGAAAKSQVVTNCKNTVQGFKKFHGRAFSDPFVQRQKSSLVYDLAQMPTGTTGIKVMYMEEEKVFSIEQVTAMLLTKLKETAEGALKKPVADCVVSVPCYYTDAERRSVVDAAQIAGLNCLRLMNETTAVALAYGIYKQDLPPPEEKARTVVFVDLGHSGYQTSVCAFNKGKLKILATACDPELGGKDFDEVLVKHFCEEFGKKYKLDVKSKPRALVRLYQECEKLKKLMSANSSDLPLNIECFMNDIDVSGKLNRVYFEEMCTDILARVEAPLQSLMENTKLKKEDIYAVEIVGGASRIPAVKERISKFFGKELSTTLNADEAVARGCALQCAILSPAFKVREFSITDVVPYPISLKWNSAAEEGLSDCEVFPKNHAAPFSKVLTFFRKEPFSLEAYYSCPKELPYPDPTIGQFLIQKVVPQASGESSKVKVKVRVNIHGIFSVSSASLVEVQKSDETEEPMETEQTNDKDGENKMQTDQDEQKSQGDGQKETEEKTTPENEEMETTTEEGKGEKKSDQPPQAKKPKVKTKVLELPIENSPQWQLADDMLNLFVENEGKMIMQDKLEKERNDAKNNVEEYVYDMRDKLHGLLEKFVSESDRDAMSLKLEDTENWLYEDGEDQPKQVYIDKLAELKKLGQPIQERFMEAEERPKAFEELGKQIQQYMKVVEAYKMKEEQYDHLDEADVTKVDKLAGEAMIWMNSAMNQQSKQSLTVDPSVKVKDIQAKTRELFSACNPIVTKPKPKVELPKDDKPAEQNGPVNGQEKAQDDIAEKGSAENTGNPASETTENKPDMDLD encoded by the exons ATGTCTGTTGTCGGGTTTGACGTCGGGTTTATGAACTGCTATGTAGCGGTAGCGAGAGCTGGAGGGATTGAAACTGTCGCCAATGAATACAGCGACCGATGTACACC AGCATGTGTTTCTTTTGGACCACGAAATCGCTCGATCGGTGCAGCTGCAAAAAGCCAG GTTGTCACAAACTGCAAGAACACAGTCCAAGGGTTCAAGAAATTTCATGGCAGGGCATTCTCAGATCCTTTTGTCCAGCGCCAGAAATCCAGCTTGGTTTATGATCTTGCACAAATGCCCACAGGGACAACAGGCATCAAG GTTATGTACATGGAAGAGGAGAAGGTGTTCAGCATTGAGCAGGTCACTGCCATGCTGCTGACCAAGCTGAAGGAGACAGCGGAGGGTGCGCTGAAGAAGCCTGTGGCCGACTGTGTGGTGTCT GTTCCCTGCTACTACACTGATGCTGAGAGGAGATCAGTAGTAGATGCAGCACAGATTGCTGGGCTCAACTGCCTGAGGCTCATGAATGAAACAACTGCAG TGGCGTTGGCATATGGGATCTACAAACAGGACCTTCCCCCTCCTGAGGAGAAGGCCAGGACTGTGGTGTTTGTCGACCTGGGACATTCTGGATACCAGACCTCAGTGTGTGCCTTCAATAAGGGCAAGCTCAAG ATCCTTGCTACAGCCTGCGACCCAGAGTTGGGAGGGAAGGACTTCGACGAGGTACTGGTCAAGCATTTCTGTGAGGAGTTCGGCAAGAAGTACAAGCTTGATGTCAAGTCCAAGCCCAGGGCTCTGGTCCGGCTCTACCAGGAGtgtgaaaaactaaaaaaactgATGAGTGCCAACTCCTCTGACCTGCCGCTGAACATCGAGTGCTTCATGAACGACATTGACGTCTCTGGGAAACTGAACAG GGTTTACTTTGAAGAGATGTGCACTGATATTTTGGCCAGAGTAGAGGCTCCACTGCAGAGTCTGATGGAAAATACCA AACTAAAGAAGGAGGACATCTATGCAGTAGAGATAGTGGGGGGCGCCTCCAGGATCccggctgtcaaagagagaatcAGCAAATTCTTTGGGAAGGAGCTGAGCACCACCCTGAATGCCGATGAGGCTGTGGCCAGAGGATGCGCTCTGCAG TGCGCAATACTGTCACCTGCCTTCAAAGTGCGTGAATTCTCCATCACAGACGTAGTTCCATACCCAATCTCTTTGAAGTGGAATTCTGCTGCAGAGGAAGGTTTGAG CGACTGCGAGGTATTTCCGAAGAACCACGCAGCACCTTTCTCCAAAGTGCTCACCTTCTTCCGAAAAGAACCTTTCTCATTGGAGGCCTACTACAGCTGTCCTAAAGAGCTGCCCTACCCTGATCCCACTATCG GTCAGTTTCTGATCCAGAAGGTTGTCCCGCAGGCGTCTGGGGAGAGCTCCAAGGTCAAGGTGAAGGTGCGGGTGAACATCCATGGAATCTTCAGTGTGTCCAGCGCCTCCCTGGTGGAGGTGCAGAAGTCTGACGAGACGGAGGAACCCATGGAAACGGAACAGACAAATGACAAAGATGGGGAG AACAAAATGCAGACTGACCAGGATGAGCAGAAGTCTCAGGGAGATGGGCAGAAAGAGACGGAAGAGAAGACGACACCTGAAAATGAAGAGATGGAG ACTACCACAGAGGAGGGTAAAGGCGAGAAGAAGTCTGATCAGCCCCCACAAGCCAAAAAGCCCAAAGTCAAAACAAAAGTGCTGGAGCTTCCAATTGAAAACAGTCCACAGTGGCAGTTAGCAGATGACATGCTTAATCTTTTTGTAGAAAATGAG GGTAAGATGATCATGCAGGAcaagctggagaaggagaggaatgaCGCCAAGAATAATGTAGAAGAGTATGTGTATGACATGAGGGACAAACTACATGGACTGCTGGAGAAATTCGTCAGTGAATCT GACCGAGATGCCATGTCATTAAAACTGGAGGATACTGAAAACTGGCTGTATGAAGATGGAGAGGACCAACCCAAGCAGGTGTACATTGACAAACTGGCAGAATTAAAG AAACTTGGCCAGCCCATCCAGGAGAGGTTTATGGAAGCTGAGGAGAGACCTAAAGCATTTGAGGAGTTGGGAAAACAAATCCAGCAGTACATGAAAGTTGTTGAAGCATACAAAATGAAG GAGGAACAGTACGACCATTTGGATGAGGCAGATGTCACCAAAGTTGACAAGCTGGCCGGCGAAGCTATGATCTGGATGAACAGTGCCATGAACcagcagagcaaacagagcCTGACGGTGGATCCCTCTGTCAAAGTCAAAGACATTCAGGCAAAAACGAGG GAGCTGTTCTCTGCTTGTAACCCCATTGTGACCAAGCCCAAACCCAAGGTGGAGCTTCCCAAGGATGACAAGCCTGCAGAGCAGAACGGGCCCGTCAATGGACAGGAGAAAGCCCAGGACGACATTGCGGAGAAGGGATCGGCTGAGAACACGGGCAACCCCGCCTCAGAAACTACGGAAAACAAGCCTGACATGGACCTTGACTAA
- the uqcrq gene encoding cytochrome b-c1 complex subunit 8, translating to MGRHFGNLAKVRHVITYTLSPFEQKAFPDFLSKGIPNVWRRVTSSFFTVAPPMTLMYLTYTWGNHVYEQGKRKNPADYENDE from the exons ATGGGCCGCCACTTCGGAAATTTGGCCAAGGTCAGGCATGTAATTACATACACCCTGTCCCCTTTTGAGCAGAAGGCTTTCCCCGACTTCTTATCTAAGGGAATCCCCAATGTGTGGAGACGGGTTACATCCTCCTTCTTCACAGTTGCCCCCC CCATGACTCTGATGTACCTGACGTACACCTGGGGTAACCATGTCTACGAACAAGGCAAGAGGAAGAATCCTGCTGACTACGAGAACGATGAATGA